One window of the Brevibacterium limosum genome contains the following:
- a CDS encoding anti-sigma factor, with protein sequence MSTDRDYLAAGLALGGLTDDELAEAQVLAESDADFRAEVAAYADVMADAAESDEPVEVSAATRDAILAIPSTHAQQSSADGPQNPTNHTQAKPITATPVAPASPTSLADHRESRARSESREHSTPGDQSGHSAGREWTGGRRPDRRADIGRRSWLPYAAAAAALIVAAGSGVTVWQQSQRKNQLEEDLTTAQQQLDYSTRLMQADDLHTSTAELPEGGTVTVRSSESEQLIRLSPDDIGKPPAGKSMQMWVIGDDGPESAGLMTGEPVTIAGHEFSADSVFGITVEPEGGSDQPTTDPVVAISL encoded by the coding sequence ATGAGCACCGATCGTGACTATCTGGCCGCCGGCCTGGCCTTGGGCGGGCTGACCGACGACGAACTCGCCGAGGCTCAGGTGCTGGCCGAGTCCGATGCAGACTTCCGTGCCGAGGTCGCCGCCTATGCCGACGTCATGGCCGACGCGGCCGAGTCCGATGAACCGGTCGAGGTCAGCGCGGCGACTCGCGATGCGATCCTAGCCATCCCCTCGACACATGCGCAGCAGAGTTCGGCGGACGGGCCGCAGAACCCGACGAATCATACGCAGGCCAAGCCGATCACAGCGACCCCGGTCGCACCCGCGTCTCCGACCTCGCTGGCCGACCACCGCGAATCCCGCGCACGCAGCGAGTCACGGGAGCACAGCACGCCCGGAGACCAGAGCGGGCACAGCGCTGGTCGTGAATGGACTGGTGGCCGCAGACCGGACCGCCGGGCCGATATCGGGCGTCGCTCATGGCTGCCCTATGCGGCAGCCGCGGCCGCGCTCATCGTCGCGGCCGGCTCCGGGGTGACTGTCTGGCAGCAATCGCAGCGTAAGAACCAGCTCGAGGAGGATCTCACCACCGCGCAGCAGCAGCTCGACTATTCCACACGGCTGATGCAAGCCGATGATCTGCACACGAGCACGGCCGAGCTTCCGGAGGGAGGAACGGTCACGGTTCGATCCTCGGAGTCCGAACAGCTCATCCGGCTCAGTCCCGACGATATCGGGAAGCCTCCGGCCGGGAAGTCGATGCAGATGTGGGTGATCGGCGATGACGGCCCCGAAAGCGCCGGACTGATGACCGGTGAGCCGGTGACGATCGCCGGCCACGAGTTCTCGGCCGACAGCGTCTTCGGCATCACCGTCGAGCCGGAGGGCGGGTCCGACCAGCCCACCACGGACCCGGTCGTGGCGATCTCCCTGTAA